In a single window of the Olivibacter sp. SDN3 genome:
- a CDS encoding DinB family protein — MDNSIIITTIIVSQYKAGLGMLRQAIEKIPLEQWNNEEYNNPNWQIAYHILWGVKFYLGANPECYIPWENAIDGAESLGGSQDWENPDEGVVVEGSHTKEELFAFIDDIENNLQHAVETLPLDQDSGFEWYPYTRLELHINSIRHIQHHTAQLIERQKEKRMTGFPWWADQNPPQEW, encoded by the coding sequence ATGGATAACAGCATAATTATAACAACCATTATTGTATCACAGTACAAGGCAGGTCTCGGTATGCTTCGCCAAGCCATTGAGAAAATACCGCTAGAGCAATGGAACAATGAAGAATATAACAATCCAAACTGGCAGATTGCCTATCATATTTTATGGGGAGTAAAATTCTATCTTGGAGCTAACCCTGAATGTTATATTCCTTGGGAAAACGCTATTGATGGTGCGGAAAGCCTTGGTGGAAGCCAAGACTGGGAAAACCCTGATGAAGGCGTAGTTGTGGAAGGCAGTCATACAAAAGAAGAATTGTTCGCATTCATCGACGACATTGAAAACAACCTACAACACGCCGTTGAAACGTTACCGCTCGACCAAGATTCGGGGTTTGAATGGTATCCTTACACTCGTTTAGAGCTACATATTAATAGTATCCGTCACATCCAACACCATACAGCACAACTTATTGAGCGGCAAAAAGAAAAAAGAATGACAGGGTTTCCCTGGTGGGCAGATCAAAACCCACCACAGGAATGGTAA
- a CDS encoding SRPBCC domain-containing protein, translating to MKTREKSIGLTKDVGWQFGLRKTFSYSQEYLWDFMFSDKGLEIWLGKLNERLEIKKTYKTKEGIEGLVRVFTPYSHIRMNWKKKSWDNMSTVQVRVTGNQKKATISFHQEKLLDDTQREEMKIYWNEKMKEIEKRLAIEN from the coding sequence ATGAAAACGCGAGAAAAATCCATCGGACTAACCAAAGATGTTGGTTGGCAATTTGGACTGAGAAAAACGTTCTCCTACTCACAGGAATATCTATGGGATTTTATGTTTTCTGACAAAGGACTGGAGATTTGGCTTGGAAAGCTTAATGAAAGACTGGAAATCAAAAAAACATATAAAACCAAAGAAGGAATAGAAGGCCTTGTCCGGGTATTTACGCCATATTCCCATATCCGAATGAATTGGAAAAAGAAAAGCTGGGATAATATGTCAACCGTTCAGGTAAGAGTAACAGGCAATCAGAAGAAGGCGACGATCAGCTTTCATCAGGAAAAGCTTCTAGACGACACCCAGAGAGAAGAAATGAAAATCTATTGGAATGAGAAAATGAAAGAAATTGAGAAAAGATTAGCGATTGAGAACTGA
- a CDS encoding GyrI-like domain-containing protein: MEKLDLTKEYKTYFTAKTTPEIIEIGTAQFLSLTGKGDPSGKSFLEKIQALYTTAYTIKFMFKQSSKDFTVSKLECLWWFDENKFGGLSFSETPKKIARSEWEYRLLIRLPEYVTENDVKKGIETAFKKKKIELIKKIEFYEMTEGKSVQMLHTGPFSTEPETLEKMACLMKENGFEKNGLHHEIYLSDFNKTKPNRLKTILREPVK, from the coding sequence ATGGAAAAATTAGATTTAACAAAGGAGTATAAAACCTACTTCACAGCGAAAACGACACCCGAGATTATTGAAATAGGAACGGCACAATTCCTTTCTTTAACTGGCAAAGGTGACCCCTCGGGTAAATCTTTCTTGGAAAAAATCCAAGCACTGTACACAACTGCTTACACGATCAAATTTATGTTTAAGCAGTCGAGCAAAGATTTTACTGTTTCAAAATTGGAATGCCTATGGTGGTTTGACGAAAATAAATTTGGTGGGCTTTCCTTTTCAGAAACACCAAAAAAAATAGCGAGAAGCGAGTGGGAATATCGCCTTTTAATCAGGTTACCTGAATATGTAACTGAAAATGATGTAAAAAAAGGTATTGAAACAGCCTTTAAAAAAAAGAAAATCGAACTTATCAAGAAAATTGAGTTTTATGAAATGACAGAAGGGAAATCTGTACAGATGCTCCACACTGGACCATTTTCAACAGAGCCGGAAACATTGGAGAAAATGGCTTGTTTAATGAAAGAGAATGGGTTTGAAAAAAATGGATTGCATCACGAGATTTATCTATCGGATTTCAATAAAACAAAACCGAACAGACTAAAGACTATATTGAGAGAGCCCGTAAAATAA
- a CDS encoding glycoside hydrolase family 43 protein: protein MHFSRFWIFGVAIAVLVGACAKSDAYRAVDEDHEVVDDTDYEDVVQADPTVFYHEGVYYLYGTNDQNPNQGFQVYTSTDLEIWEGPAGPSSGYALDRADVFGDQGFWAPQVWYEGGLFYMAYTANENIAIATSNSPLGPFEQAEQRPLADGIKQIDPFVFTDEDGKRYLFHVRLSEGNRIYVVELEDDYSGIKSETLETLIVADQPWENVDNVSWPVAEGPTVIRLGDRYYMFYSANDFRHPEYAVGYAVSDNILGPWQKAGENPILSVHNTDWPGSGHGDLFVGGDGNYHYVFHTHFSEDEVRPRRTAKVPVTFEDIGNGLFQPHFDGANTVFFKAVQQED from the coding sequence ATGCATTTCTCAAGGTTTTGGATTTTTGGAGTTGCGATCGCAGTTTTGGTTGGCGCATGTGCTAAAAGCGATGCGTATAGGGCGGTAGATGAAGATCATGAAGTAGTGGATGATACAGACTATGAAGATGTGGTTCAAGCGGACCCAACGGTTTTTTATCATGAAGGCGTGTATTATCTGTACGGCACCAATGACCAGAATCCCAACCAGGGGTTTCAAGTATATACATCGACAGATCTTGAGATATGGGAGGGGCCGGCAGGCCCAAGTTCAGGATACGCCCTAGATCGTGCGGATGTATTTGGCGACCAAGGTTTTTGGGCTCCTCAGGTGTGGTATGAAGGCGGCCTTTTTTACATGGCTTATACCGCCAATGAAAACATTGCGATTGCAACCAGTAACAGTCCACTAGGGCCATTTGAACAAGCAGAACAGCGCCCTTTGGCAGATGGTATAAAACAAATTGATCCATTTGTCTTTACCGATGAGGATGGCAAGCGATATCTTTTTCACGTGCGGTTGTCGGAAGGAAACCGTATTTACGTAGTGGAGTTGGAAGATGACTACTCGGGTATAAAGAGCGAAACACTGGAAACCTTAATTGTAGCCGATCAGCCTTGGGAAAATGTCGACAATGTAAGCTGGCCTGTAGCCGAAGGCCCCACCGTGATCCGCTTGGGCGACCGGTACTACATGTTTTACTCAGCAAATGATTTTCGTCACCCTGAATACGCAGTAGGCTATGCTGTAAGTGACAATATCTTGGGACCGTGGCAGAAAGCAGGCGAAAACCCTATTCTGAGCGTACATAACACGGACTGGCCCGGAAGCGGACATGGAGATTTATTTGTGGGGGGTGATGGCAACTACCACTATGTATTCCATACGCACTTCTCCGAAGACGAGGTGCGACCCCGTCGGACAGCCAAAGTCCCGGTAACATTTGAAGACATAGGCAACGGGCTGTTTCAGCCTCACTTTGATGGAGCAAACACTGTTTTCTTTAAAGCTGTGCAGCAGGAGGATTAA
- a CDS encoding CPBP family intramembrane glutamic endopeptidase, which translates to MNLIPREIKKINAFIKQPAEYLQERLTAKDKVRIFLVAISYKALFTGMVLFIIYLVDRYLLVLRGPLLSMQLWVILLYAVIIAPLFEELVFRLPLRYDRNWLWRKIEGWFRLKPRIFWAKNYRYILYTFVAVFGLIHLSNYSNEEFLFYLMAPLIVGSQLFGGLLLSYTRLKLGFWWGVAQHGCWNGMIIMLSLLLFHNKEVLQINREDLALSIHELGYLDRSEQVFRVSQLENGTINGIELKNSSLQQIIDSLYADNHLAVLNDTWLNLKLKAPKGIDRAVLLDVLKKQYRIKPVSDKKPR; encoded by the coding sequence ATGAATCTCATCCCAAGAGAAATAAAAAAAATAAATGCTTTTATAAAGCAGCCGGCAGAATACCTTCAGGAGCGGCTAACTGCAAAAGATAAAGTTCGAATTTTCTTAGTCGCCATCTCTTATAAAGCACTATTTACCGGTATGGTACTTTTTATTATCTACCTGGTTGATCGGTATCTGTTGGTGTTGCGGGGACCTTTACTCAGCATGCAGTTGTGGGTGATACTTTTATATGCCGTTATTATCGCTCCGTTATTTGAAGAATTGGTATTCCGCTTACCATTGCGTTATGACAGAAATTGGCTTTGGCGTAAAATAGAAGGTTGGTTTCGTTTAAAACCCCGCATATTTTGGGCAAAAAACTATCGGTATATCCTATATACCTTTGTGGCTGTTTTTGGTTTGATACACTTAAGTAACTATAGTAATGAAGAATTTCTTTTTTATCTGATGGCTCCGTTAATAGTCGGATCGCAATTGTTCGGAGGTTTATTGCTAAGTTACACGCGCTTAAAACTAGGTTTTTGGTGGGGTGTTGCACAGCACGGTTGCTGGAATGGGATGATTATTATGTTGTCGTTACTTTTGTTTCATAACAAAGAGGTGCTGCAGATTAATCGGGAAGACCTTGCCTTATCGATCCATGAATTGGGTTATTTGGACAGGAGTGAACAGGTGTTTAGGGTCTCCCAATTGGAAAATGGAACAATCAATGGAATTGAACTAAAAAACAGTTCTCTTCAACAAATAATAGATAGCCTTTATGCCGACAATCATCTTGCGGTATTGAACGATACATGGTTGAATTTAAAACTGAAGGCGCCAAAAGGGATTGACAGAGCAGTGTTACTCGATGTGTTAAAAAAGCAATATCGTATTAAACCAGTGTCAGATAAGAAACCGAGATGA
- a CDS encoding helix-turn-helix transcriptional regulator, translating into MPFEYYHPSACLTPYLRSYWLLKGGEEGYDVLYPDGCIDIVANLGKKFMVAQKNTVLEENGIYLGGALTEAIYERIPSDVLLLGVRFQPACFGYFYPPYSLSDVKDDCARVSEAMLPPLASLKQNFQKALDNFFLDKLKAYDNPLKKATVAIAGSGGRISLDEIASLCCRSTRQTERLFKQTIGLTPKQFCRIIKFTLSQQLIEAKNPDETLLQVALDAGYYDHAHLSREYKKITRHNPSGK; encoded by the coding sequence ATGCCATTTGAATATTACCATCCCTCTGCATGTCTAACCCCATATTTACGTTCCTACTGGCTGCTAAAAGGGGGAGAAGAAGGCTATGATGTGTTATATCCGGACGGCTGTATTGACATTGTAGCAAACTTAGGGAAAAAGTTCATGGTAGCACAGAAAAACACTGTACTGGAAGAGAACGGTATTTATCTGGGCGGTGCCTTAACCGAAGCTATCTATGAACGTATACCCTCCGATGTTTTACTTTTGGGAGTTCGATTTCAACCGGCGTGTTTTGGATACTTCTATCCGCCATATTCCTTAAGCGACGTAAAAGATGATTGTGCCCGTGTAAGTGAAGCTATGCTGCCACCGTTAGCAAGTTTAAAACAGAACTTCCAAAAGGCTTTAGATAATTTCTTTTTGGATAAGCTGAAAGCATACGACAACCCTTTAAAAAAAGCTACAGTTGCAATTGCCGGATCAGGAGGAAGAATTTCCCTCGATGAAATAGCCTCCCTGTGCTGCAGATCGACCAGACAGACAGAACGCCTCTTTAAGCAGACCATAGGACTTACGCCCAAACAGTTTTGCAGGATTATTAAATTCACCCTATCCCAACAATTAATAGAAGCCAAGAATCCAGATGAAACCCTATTGCAAGTTGCATTGGATGCAGGCTACTACGATCATGCCCATCTGTCGAGGGAGTATAAAAAAATTACCCGTCACAATCCCTCCGGAAAATAA
- a CDS encoding VOC family protein: MGLNILSVVWGVKNLQTAIDFWSKALDYELKRTPDEDFAILTPKNRSGIQLSLKLTKSAKPQRHHIDLITDNQPAEVERLIKLGARKLTEWNYEQDADYVVLHDSDGNSFCVVQAEDFSDTQFLVNF; the protein is encoded by the coding sequence ATGGGTCTAAATATTCTTTCAGTCGTTTGGGGAGTGAAAAACTTACAGACAGCCATTGATTTTTGGAGTAAAGCTTTAGACTATGAGTTGAAGCGAACACCAGATGAAGATTTTGCAATATTAACACCAAAGAATAGGTCGGGAATTCAGTTGTCACTTAAGTTAACAAAGTCAGCCAAACCTCAACGGCATCATATAGACTTAATAACAGACAACCAGCCAGCAGAAGTAGAAAGATTAATCAAGTTAGGTGCCAGGAAATTGACAGAATGGAATTATGAACAGGATGCAGATTACGTAGTTCTGCATGATTCGGATGGAAATTCGTTTTGTGTTGTCCAAGCGGAGGATTTTTCTGACACACAATTTTTAGTTAACTTTTAG
- a CDS encoding DUF4142 domain-containing protein, giving the protein MKTAILTLITPAILTLFACNSSTSESGTSNSDTTLTATGQDRGGGVESARGNLNDEEFVKEAVNGGMAEVELGELAVEKAEDAKVKEFANMMITDHTKANEELKILADKKEISLPIEPTAEKKMVKKNLSSLSGEEFDKAYIEQMVKDHTKTISLFEKQMTSVKDPELKTFIENTLPTIKGHLEHCRKLSE; this is encoded by the coding sequence ATGAAAACAGCAATATTAACATTAATCACACCGGCAATACTTACATTATTTGCGTGTAACAGTAGCACATCTGAAAGTGGTACCAGCAATTCAGATACAACATTAACCGCTACAGGTCAAGATCGGGGCGGGGGCGTTGAATCAGCAAGAGGCAACCTGAATGACGAGGAATTTGTGAAAGAAGCGGTTAATGGAGGCATGGCTGAAGTCGAACTCGGCGAGCTTGCCGTCGAAAAAGCCGAAGATGCTAAAGTCAAAGAATTTGCCAATATGATGATTACCGACCATACAAAAGCGAACGAAGAACTGAAAATATTGGCAGACAAAAAAGAGATCTCCTTGCCAATCGAGCCAACAGCAGAAAAAAAAATGGTCAAAAAGAATTTGTCGTCACTATCCGGGGAAGAATTCGACAAAGCTTACATCGAACAGATGGTAAAAGATCATACAAAGACCATCTCGTTATTTGAGAAACAGATGACATCGGTAAAGGATCCCGAACTCAAAACATTTATAGAAAATACGCTTCCCACGATAAAAGGGCACTTAGAGCATTGTCGAAAGCTATCGGAGTAA
- a CDS encoding GH92 family glycosyl hydrolase has product MNNQLQRNLGYIYFFLLLVSLSCSAPNDKQEPVLADYVNPFIGASTSVGAAGVYHGLGKTIPGATTPFGMVQLSPNTITGGDNGSGYSYEHKTIEGFAFTQMSGIGWFGDLGNFLVMPTTGPLKTNAGVEGKTTGYRSHYEKKTEKATAGYYGVELTDNAIGAEMTAAPHSGILRFTFPESEQANIQIDLARRVGGTSTAQSVQVRDKNSISGWMRCTPDGGGWGNGEGQADYTVYFYAEFSKPLENVGVWSASIPDTAKRKKENVEAEYYQQWVANAEILAGTQQAEGKHIGFYTTFATEDQEQVLMKVGISFVDEAGAERNLKAEITDWDFNKVHIAARESWSAALSKIQVEGGTEEEKTVFYTALYRTLLDPRSLQDVDGRFPGGDGKIHQASNGHVRRTVFSGWDVFRSQMPLQSLINPQVVGDVVNSLTDLAREKNKTYFERWELLNAYSGCMIGNPAVNVLAEAYAKGIRNYDVEAAYQLAVGSLEKFGNGSQHYSPGNQGVSLTLEYAYNDWCLGKLAEKLGKQDDADKFLKRSLAYQNVFDIKKAWFRPRDEAGNWLPWPAKGREEHWYGTIECNPYQQGWFVPHDVDGLADLMGGKDVMLNDLEEFFEKTPPDFSWNDFYNHANEPVHHVPFMFNKLGKPSLTQKWTRQICEQAYHNAVEKGLAGNEDVGQMSAWYVLAASGIHPVAAADGTYEITSPVFNRIRIRIGNERGKDIYFTISAPHNSSKNRYIQSMQLNGKPYHQYALRHDEMLKGGELILEMNDKPNDAI; this is encoded by the coding sequence ATGAATAACCAGTTACAAAGGAATTTGGGCTATATCTATTTTTTTCTACTCTTGGTCTCTTTGTCTTGCAGTGCACCAAACGATAAGCAAGAACCTGTTTTGGCAGACTATGTTAATCCATTTATTGGGGCCAGCACCAGTGTGGGGGCTGCTGGCGTTTATCACGGTTTGGGAAAAACAATTCCGGGCGCAACCACCCCCTTTGGGATGGTTCAATTGAGTCCAAATACCATCACAGGAGGAGATAACGGGTCGGGTTATAGCTATGAACATAAAACGATCGAAGGTTTTGCTTTTACACAGATGAGTGGGATTGGTTGGTTTGGTGATTTAGGTAATTTTTTGGTGATGCCCACCACAGGACCGCTTAAAACCAATGCAGGCGTCGAGGGTAAAACCACGGGGTATAGAAGTCATTACGAAAAGAAAACGGAAAAGGCCACCGCTGGTTATTACGGGGTAGAATTAACAGATAATGCTATCGGGGCTGAAATGACTGCTGCACCGCACAGTGGTATCTTGCGTTTTACTTTTCCAGAGAGCGAACAAGCCAACATCCAGATTGATTTGGCCAGACGGGTGGGAGGAACATCAACCGCTCAATCTGTACAGGTTCGCGATAAAAATAGTATTTCAGGTTGGATGCGTTGTACCCCCGATGGTGGTGGATGGGGCAATGGGGAGGGACAAGCGGATTATACCGTATATTTTTATGCAGAATTTAGTAAACCGCTGGAAAATGTCGGTGTTTGGAGCGCGTCAATTCCAGATACTGCTAAGCGAAAAAAGGAAAACGTCGAGGCCGAATACTACCAGCAATGGGTTGCAAATGCCGAGATACTAGCCGGAACACAGCAGGCGGAGGGTAAACATATTGGTTTTTACACCACTTTTGCTACCGAAGATCAGGAGCAAGTATTGATGAAGGTCGGTATCTCTTTTGTGGATGAAGCCGGTGCCGAACGGAATCTGAAAGCAGAAATAACAGACTGGGATTTTAACAAGGTGCATATTGCCGCTCGAGAAAGTTGGTCAGCTGCATTGTCGAAGATACAGGTTGAGGGTGGTACCGAAGAAGAAAAGACCGTGTTTTATACCGCTCTGTACCGTACCCTACTGGATCCGCGTAGCTTGCAGGATGTGGATGGTCGTTTCCCGGGGGGAGATGGAAAAATCCATCAAGCCAGTAACGGACACGTACGACGTACGGTTTTCAGTGGCTGGGATGTGTTCCGAAGCCAAATGCCTTTACAGAGCCTCATTAATCCGCAAGTGGTAGGTGATGTGGTAAATTCGTTGACCGATTTGGCCAGGGAAAAGAACAAAACGTATTTTGAACGTTGGGAATTGTTAAATGCCTATTCGGGCTGTATGATTGGAAATCCCGCAGTGAATGTTTTAGCGGAAGCCTATGCAAAGGGGATCCGTAATTACGATGTGGAAGCGGCTTATCAATTAGCAGTCGGTTCTTTGGAAAAGTTTGGGAATGGTTCTCAGCATTATTCACCGGGCAATCAGGGTGTCTCTTTAACCTTGGAATATGCCTATAACGATTGGTGCCTTGGGAAATTGGCAGAAAAGCTTGGTAAACAAGATGATGCGGATAAGTTTTTAAAGCGATCCTTGGCGTACCAAAATGTATTTGATATCAAAAAGGCATGGTTCAGGCCAAGGGATGAAGCAGGGAACTGGCTTCCCTGGCCAGCGAAGGGCAGAGAAGAACATTGGTATGGTACCATTGAATGTAACCCTTATCAGCAGGGTTGGTTTGTTCCACATGATGTTGATGGTTTAGCTGATTTGATGGGAGGGAAGGATGTTATGTTAAACGATTTGGAGGAATTCTTCGAAAAAACACCCCCCGATTTCAGTTGGAACGACTTTTACAACCACGCCAATGAACCGGTTCATCACGTTCCTTTCATGTTCAATAAGCTTGGCAAGCCTTCATTGACACAAAAGTGGACGCGACAAATTTGTGAACAAGCGTATCATAATGCGGTTGAAAAAGGGCTGGCAGGAAACGAAGACGTTGGCCAGATGTCTGCCTGGTATGTATTGGCGGCCAGTGGTATCCACCCAGTTGCAGCAGCAGACGGGACCTATGAAATCACAAGCCCTGTTTTTAATCGTATCCGCATCCGTATTGGGAATGAACGAGGGAAAGACATTTATTTTACCATTAGTGCCCCTCATAATTCGTCGAAAAATCGCTATATCCAAAGTATGCAGTTAAATGGAAAACCTTATCATCAATATGCCCTTCGGCACGACGAAATGCTTAAAGGAGGCGAACTTATATTAGAAATGAACGATAAACCTAATGACGCTATATAA
- a CDS encoding RNA polymerase sigma factor gives MTKMKEIPNMLKRMHEGDTTVLAPIFKYYNQRLLYFAKSLVRDDGVAEEIVADSFVKLWQGRMRIQQQDSIKAFLYIATKNACLNYNKSAHAKQYFDHELDEALLMADPEVYTKILRAEWLQQLHEALQKLPAKQREVFKLSFLEGLTTCEICAELKMSPNAVFANRSRALEALRKVLKEPILLWLIYLLAKLP, from the coding sequence ATGACCAAAATGAAGGAAATTCCGAATATGCTGAAGCGCATGCATGAGGGCGACACAACGGTATTGGCTCCAATTTTCAAATACTATAATCAACGTTTGCTTTACTTCGCTAAAAGTTTGGTGCGTGATGATGGTGTGGCGGAAGAGATCGTGGCAGACAGCTTCGTGAAACTCTGGCAGGGAAGAATGCGTATACAGCAACAGGATAGCATCAAGGCCTTTCTCTATATTGCCACGAAAAATGCCTGCCTCAATTATAATAAGTCGGCCCATGCCAAACAGTATTTTGATCATGAACTGGATGAAGCATTGCTTATGGCCGACCCGGAGGTTTACACCAAAATACTGCGCGCAGAATGGCTGCAGCAACTGCATGAGGCACTGCAGAAGCTTCCAGCTAAACAACGGGAGGTATTCAAACTGTCTTTTCTAGAGGGCCTGACTACCTGCGAAATCTGCGCGGAACTGAAAATGTCACCAAATGCGGTTTTTGCGAACCGATCGCGCGCATTGGAGGCTTTGCGTAAGGTGCTCAAAGAGCCTATCCTCCTTTGGCTCATTTATCTGCTAGCCAAACTTCCCTAA
- a CDS encoding FecR family protein: protein MQGERLTYQDGSPLQGLDATAGWYTLHTPTGTQYQLILPDGTKVWMNAASSITYPKAFEGAERRVKIEGEAYLEVAKNPKLPFKVESEGQEIEVLGTSFNVKAYTNERITRTTLFDGAVNVKALTEERESGDAQLLRPGYEAWLLDAKVLLKAADLNEAKAWRVGNFYFMETPFDDMIKQLQRWYGIEVIYRGQIPEDTFTGEMSQKLDLLTVLDFLKGSDIDFKLENKKLYID from the coding sequence GTGCAGGGAGAGCGATTAACCTACCAGGACGGCTCGCCACTGCAGGGGCTGGATGCAACAGCCGGGTGGTATACGCTGCATACGCCAACAGGTACACAATATCAGCTGATACTGCCCGATGGAACAAAGGTGTGGATGAATGCGGCCAGTAGTATCACCTATCCAAAGGCGTTTGAAGGTGCAGAGCGACGAGTGAAGATTGAGGGAGAGGCTTATCTAGAGGTTGCAAAGAATCCTAAACTACCCTTTAAAGTGGAAAGTGAAGGGCAGGAGATCGAGGTATTGGGCACATCTTTTAACGTGAAGGCCTATACCAATGAACGGATAACACGTACCACCTTGTTTGATGGTGCGGTTAACGTGAAGGCGCTCACGGAAGAGCGGGAGTCAGGGGATGCGCAATTGCTGAGGCCCGGATATGAAGCTTGGCTACTAGATGCTAAAGTTTTGCTAAAGGCAGCAGACCTGAATGAAGCGAAGGCTTGGCGCGTGGGTAATTTTTATTTTATGGAGACACCTTTTGATGACATGATCAAACAGCTGCAGCGCTGGTATGGAATAGAAGTGATCTATCGGGGGCAGATTCCGGAAGATACCTTTACGGGAGAAATGAGCCAGAAGCTCGACCTGCTTACGGTTCTCGATTTCTTAAAGGGGTCTGATATCGACTTCAAGCTAGAAAATAAGAAACTGTATATTGATTGA